One Podarcis muralis chromosome 1, rPodMur119.hap1.1, whole genome shotgun sequence genomic window carries:
- the MRAS gene encoding ras-related protein M-Ras isoform X2 produces MREQYMRTGDGFLIVYSVTDKASFEHVDRFHQLILRVKDRESFPMILVANKVDLMHLRKITREQGKEMAAKHNIPYIETSAKDPPLNVDKAFHDLVRVIRQQVPEKSQKKKRKTKWRGDRATTSHKLQCVIL; encoded by the exons ATGAGGGAGCAGTACATGAGGACGGGGGATGGATTCCTCATAGTCTACTCAGTCACAGATAAAGCCAGCTTCGAGCATGTGGACAGGTTCCACCAGCTCATCCTCCGAGTCAAAGACAG GGAATCTTTTCCAATGATCCTGGTGGCCAACAAAGTAGACTTAATGCATTTGCGGAAAATCACCCGGGAGCAAGGAAAGGAAATGGCAGCAAAGCACAAT ATTCCATATATAGAAACCAGTGCAAAGGATCCCCCATTGAATGTTGACAAAGCCTTCCATGATCTTGTTCGAGTAATCAG GCAACAGGTCCCAGAGAaaagtcagaagaagaagaggaagaccaaGTGGCGTGGGGACCGAGCAACCACCTCCCACAAACTGCAGTGTGTGATTTTGTGA